In the genome of Rhodoplanes sp. Z2-YC6860, one region contains:
- a CDS encoding glycosyltransferase family 2 protein has protein sequence MPESDLVAEALVLQTISDVLDPTTASVVSVSGASIIISTYNRAELLRKALESVQRLQVPEKWQAEILVIDNNSTDHTAAVVRDSKQGPLPVRWILEMNQGVSHARNRGASEAAFEHLIYFDDDELVDTSWLEAYAALQAAHHPDCVVGPVEPLFEQVPPKWMTSAILNPVTSSYSWKGPREGLLPHTRAHEIPGGNFGVLRSVFIEVGGFHPGMLEGEDFEFGVRLVLSGKSVAYAPGCRIRHRIDRQKLSVVGLCARSKGWGATQRALMQLRGERLSAIAQLRLLLRLARFFLRDIGYRLQNKEGHALECKLETKRISGLLFAKASRHRNTGANHEREHATGI, from the coding sequence TTGCCAGAAAGCGATTTGGTCGCGGAAGCTCTCGTGTTGCAGACTATCTCGGATGTTCTCGATCCAACCACAGCCAGCGTTGTGTCCGTGAGTGGCGCTTCCATCATTATTTCTACGTACAATCGGGCAGAGCTGCTTCGCAAAGCCTTGGAAAGCGTGCAGCGCCTCCAGGTTCCTGAAAAATGGCAGGCGGAGATTCTTGTGATCGACAACAATTCAACCGATCACACAGCCGCAGTTGTACGAGACTCGAAGCAAGGTCCACTTCCTGTACGGTGGATACTCGAGATGAACCAAGGTGTCTCTCACGCCCGGAATCGCGGAGCGTCAGAAGCCGCTTTTGAGCACTTGATCTATTTTGACGACGATGAATTGGTCGATACGAGCTGGCTGGAGGCCTACGCTGCGTTACAAGCCGCGCATCACCCCGATTGTGTTGTCGGTCCTGTTGAACCATTGTTCGAGCAGGTGCCTCCCAAATGGATGACGTCGGCAATACTTAATCCTGTGACATCGTCTTACAGCTGGAAAGGACCGCGTGAAGGGCTGCTGCCTCATACTCGTGCGCATGAGATTCCCGGCGGGAATTTTGGTGTCCTGCGATCGGTGTTTATTGAGGTCGGCGGATTTCACCCTGGGATGCTCGAGGGTGAAGATTTTGAATTTGGCGTAAGGTTGGTATTGTCCGGAAAGAGCGTGGCGTACGCGCCGGGTTGTCGCATACGCCACCGCATCGATCGTCAGAAGCTGAGCGTGGTCGGGTTGTGTGCTCGCTCGAAAGGCTGGGGCGCAACTCAGCGAGCCCTGATGCAGCTTCGAGGAGAACGGCTTTCAGCGATAGCACAATTGCGATTGTTGCTGCGTCTCGCCCGGTTCTTCTTACGTGATATCGGATATCGACTGCAAAACAAAGAAGGGCATGCCCTGGAATGCAAGCTGGAGACCAAGCGAATTTCTGGTTTATTGTTTGCCAAGGCGTCGCGCCATCGAAACACTGGCGCGAATCATGAGCGCGAACATGCGACTGGAATCTAG
- a CDS encoding acyl-CoA thioesterase, with product MPDPSARLADAVEVAPSSEPALRAVAMPADTNPHGDIFGGWLLCQMDLAGTIVATRRALGRVVTVAITAMSFHRPVTVGDEVTCYCSLEKTGNTSITVKIESWVRRGIGDTQFKVTEGIFTYVRVGADGRPQPIAVESGVG from the coding sequence ATGCCCGATCCTTCCGCCAGGTTGGCCGACGCCGTCGAGGTTGCTCCCAGTTCCGAACCGGCGCTTCGCGCCGTGGCCATGCCCGCCGATACCAATCCGCACGGAGATATCTTCGGCGGCTGGCTGTTATGCCAGATGGATTTGGCGGGGACGATTGTTGCGACACGACGCGCGCTGGGGCGCGTTGTGACCGTTGCCATTACGGCGATGAGCTTTCACCGTCCGGTCACGGTCGGTGATGAGGTCACTTGCTACTGCAGTCTTGAAAAGACCGGAAACACATCGATCACGGTTAAGATCGAGAGCTGGGTGCGGCGGGGCATTGGTGACACACAGTTCAAGGTCACGGAGGGCATTTTCACCTATGTCCGCGTTGGTGCCGACGGGCGTCCTCAGCCGATTGCGGTGGAATCAGGCGTGGGCTGA
- a CDS encoding glycosyltransferase: MIESQSPAKLRHSLGPLNRSEDEQRAFFLAVLERAQQAETKAGTVERCFAVAGSFIKVKFAGNMLAQLFTAALAHLEVPPTSRADAVFHIWDSKSSGIEMVPPPWSRACFTHRGDIWTMRSQQFKSAYLLGEYALNLFDTATATGVYWTQSAERLPAWAKSSPMRCLFHWWAETKGYQLMHAAAVGTEVGAVLISAKGGMGKSTTSLSCLDKGLTYIGDDYVIVQLDPFPKVHSLYCTAKLNWDQMAWFPRFSDSVKNHNRRESEKAVMHLYPEMRERIMRSLPLSAVLTPRISGRQQTELAEISPPALQQAIGLTTMWQLPHTGRHTQHFISRLIESLPGLCLSLGYNLDSIADTIVRLLANPTGEAKHFPNKNRNKELTSHPLVSVIVPVYNGARFLPESVASILVQNYPNIEIVVVDDGSTDGIDNMVQRLPVDVRLVKQDRTIGLAAARNCGILEASGEFITFLDVENLWPEGNLQIMLALLSEDGGCDVVQGWGQMLKADAATSPHDSVGFSEESFSQYLTAAIYRREVFQTAGLFDETLGAGDDTDWFSRAREHGLKLRQVDQVTLLVRRHDSDKLRGKSLRELNTLKVLKDALDRKRAKSV; this comes from the coding sequence GTGATCGAGTCGCAAAGCCCCGCGAAGCTGAGGCATTCGCTCGGTCCCTTGAATCGATCCGAAGATGAACAGCGTGCTTTCTTCCTCGCGGTGCTGGAGCGCGCCCAACAAGCAGAGACGAAGGCCGGAACCGTTGAGCGCTGTTTCGCCGTAGCCGGCTCTTTTATCAAGGTCAAATTCGCCGGGAACATGCTGGCGCAGCTATTCACTGCCGCGCTGGCGCACCTTGAAGTTCCGCCGACGTCGCGAGCCGACGCAGTGTTTCACATTTGGGATAGCAAATCGAGCGGCATCGAAATGGTGCCGCCCCCCTGGTCCCGTGCTTGCTTCACGCATCGCGGTGACATCTGGACCATGCGGAGCCAGCAATTCAAGAGCGCTTATTTGTTAGGTGAATACGCGCTCAATCTGTTTGATACCGCGACGGCGACGGGAGTGTATTGGACGCAGTCGGCAGAGCGGCTGCCCGCTTGGGCAAAGTCTTCACCCATGCGCTGTCTTTTCCATTGGTGGGCAGAGACCAAGGGCTATCAGTTGATGCACGCCGCGGCGGTCGGCACCGAAGTCGGGGCCGTGCTGATCAGTGCCAAGGGAGGGATGGGAAAATCAACGACCTCCCTCTCATGCCTGGATAAAGGCCTGACCTACATTGGCGATGACTACGTCATCGTACAGCTGGATCCTTTTCCAAAAGTGCACAGCCTCTACTGCACGGCCAAGCTGAATTGGGACCAGATGGCGTGGTTTCCGAGGTTTTCTGACTCGGTCAAAAATCACAACCGCCGCGAAAGCGAGAAGGCGGTCATGCATCTCTACCCTGAAATGCGCGAGCGGATCATGAGATCGCTGCCCCTCTCGGCGGTTCTGACGCCGCGCATCAGCGGTCGGCAGCAAACAGAGTTGGCAGAGATATCGCCCCCTGCTCTCCAGCAGGCGATAGGCCTCACAACCATGTGGCAGCTGCCCCATACCGGCCGTCACACTCAGCATTTCATCAGCCGTCTCATTGAGAGCCTGCCGGGGCTGTGTCTCTCTTTGGGCTACAATCTCGATTCCATCGCAGATACAATTGTCCGGCTGCTTGCGAACCCTACAGGCGAGGCCAAGCATTTTCCGAACAAGAACCGCAACAAAGAATTGACGAGCCATCCTCTCGTCAGCGTTATCGTCCCGGTCTACAACGGCGCGCGATTCCTGCCGGAATCGGTAGCCAGCATTCTCGTCCAGAACTATCCAAACATTGAAATCGTCGTGGTCGACGACGGCTCGACGGATGGGATCGATAACATGGTGCAGCGACTGCCCGTGGATGTGCGGCTCGTCAAGCAAGACCGCACCATCGGACTAGCCGCGGCGCGCAACTGCGGCATTCTGGAAGCCTCCGGCGAGTTCATCACCTTCCTTGATGTCGAAAATCTGTGGCCTGAAGGCAATTTGCAAATCATGTTGGCCTTGTTGTCGGAAGATGGTGGTTGCGACGTTGTTCAAGGTTGGGGGCAAATGCTGAAAGCAGACGCGGCAACGAGCCCCCACGACTCCGTCGGATTCTCCGAAGAGTCCTTCTCCCAATATCTCACCGCTGCGATTTACCGGCGCGAGGTCTTTCAGACCGCTGGACTTTTCGATGAGACATTAGGAGCTGGCGATGACACCGACTGGTTCAGCCGAGCCAGAGAACATGGTTTGAAACTTCGGCAGGTCGACCAGGTGACGCTTCTGGTACGGCGCCATGACTCAGACAAACTCCGCGGTAAATCCTTGAGAGAGCTTAATACATTGAAAGTCCTTAAGGATGCACTGGACCGGAAGCGAGCGAAATCGGTTTAG
- a CDS encoding glycosyltransferase family 2 protein, translating to MSADGISVIIPAYNVDGFIADAFASIVSQTKPVDEILIVDDGSADGTAAWLRDTARNDQRLRVLTSNRLGPSGARNVGLTAATHSIIAFLDADDVWPRDKIERQMNRLSAEDRPDVVSGLVMRFRNLMPGTLSPVAEPDAEMINVNLGACLFHRRVFDTIGRFDERLLYCEDHDLMFRVREAGLKVAIMREVTLYYRIRPGSLTQGNSNDEERKQAALAALRLSIDRRRSAGRVLDLPPFASLVDE from the coding sequence ATGTCTGCTGACGGCATCAGCGTCATCATTCCGGCCTACAATGTTGACGGCTTTATCGCTGATGCTTTTGCTTCAATCGTTTCGCAGACCAAGCCCGTCGATGAAATCCTTATTGTAGACGATGGTTCGGCCGACGGCACTGCAGCCTGGCTGCGAGATACGGCCCGGAACGACCAGCGTCTGCGGGTCTTGACGAGCAACAGGCTGGGTCCAAGCGGGGCACGTAACGTGGGCCTGACGGCAGCCACGCATTCGATCATAGCTTTCCTCGACGCCGATGACGTTTGGCCGCGCGACAAGATCGAACGCCAGATGAACCGGCTTTCCGCTGAAGACCGGCCGGATGTCGTCTCCGGCCTCGTCATGCGCTTTCGCAACCTCATGCCCGGCACGCTGAGCCCTGTTGCCGAGCCGGATGCAGAGATGATCAACGTCAATCTCGGCGCCTGTCTGTTCCACCGACGGGTTTTCGACACGATCGGTCGTTTTGACGAGCGCCTTCTCTATTGCGAAGATCATGATCTGATGTTCCGCGTCCGTGAAGCCGGACTGAAGGTGGCGATCATGCGCGAGGTAACGCTTTATTATCGCATCCGTCCGGGCTCCTTAACGCAGGGAAATTCAAATGACGAGGAAAGGAAGCAGGCGGCGCTGGCAGCATTGCGACTCTCTATCGACAGGCGCCGGAGCGCGGGCCGCGTTCTTGATTTACCGCCGTTCGCCAGCCTGGTTGATGAATGA
- a CDS encoding glycosyltransferase family 2 protein, producing MTQTAPVTAIVPLFNGRRFIREAIDSILGQELKPREIIVVDDGSTDDGGCLLTSHPGVRVIRQPNGGEAAARNRGIRESKEPLIAFLDQDDLWVPRKLAVQVRTLEADPSIDIVFGQHQLFVEDGARWFRQDLLGKTLTAELPGSMLARRQAFERCGLYREDMRFGSDIDWVCRAQDAGMKFKLIEEVLLLRRMHRSNSSIDDARFASELLRVARASVQRKRAKSAS from the coding sequence ATGACCCAGACAGCGCCGGTCACCGCGATTGTGCCTCTGTTCAACGGCCGCCGGTTCATCCGTGAGGCGATCGACTCCATCCTCGGTCAGGAGCTGAAGCCACGCGAGATCATCGTGGTCGACGACGGCTCGACCGACGATGGCGGCTGCCTCCTGACCAGCCACCCCGGCGTGCGCGTTATCCGGCAGCCTAACGGCGGCGAAGCGGCCGCGCGCAACCGCGGCATCCGCGAATCCAAGGAGCCCCTGATCGCCTTCCTTGACCAGGATGACCTGTGGGTGCCACGGAAGCTGGCCGTGCAAGTCCGTACGCTGGAGGCTGATCCTTCAATCGATATCGTGTTCGGGCAGCATCAACTTTTTGTCGAAGACGGGGCGCGTTGGTTCCGTCAGGATTTGCTTGGAAAGACTCTGACAGCAGAGTTGCCTGGCAGCATGCTGGCGAGACGACAGGCCTTCGAGCGCTGCGGTCTGTACCGCGAGGACATGAGGTTCGGCTCCGACATCGATTGGGTCTGCCGGGCGCAGGATGCGGGCATGAAGTTTAAATTGATCGAAGAGGTGCTGTTGCTTCGACGAATGCACCGATCAAATTCATCCATCGATGACGCTCGATTCGCGAGCGAGTTGCTCCGCGTCGCTCGTGCTTCTGTCCAGCGAAAGCGAGCAAAATCCGCGTCATAG
- the yghU gene encoding glutathione-dependent disulfide-bond oxidoreductase, translating into MTDTPNYTPPEVWIWEKGGSPDWRYANTNRPIAGPTHEKVLPRGKHPLQLYSLATPNGVKVTIMLEELLAAGHSGADYDAWLIRIGEGDQFGSGFVGVNPNSKIPALMDYSEQTPQRVFESGSILLYLADKFGAFLPKARDKRTETLNWLFWQMGSTPYVGGGFGHFYAYAPVKIQYAIDRFTMEVKRQLDVLDRQLADNRFIAGEEYTIADMAIWPWYGNGMLNGASYNDPRKFLQTHEYKNLTRWTKEIGERPAVKRGRMVNRVSGPPEGQLRERHDAGDFGKMAG; encoded by the coding sequence ATGACTGACACGCCGAACTACACGCCGCCGGAAGTCTGGATCTGGGAGAAGGGCGGAAGTCCCGATTGGCGTTATGCTAATACAAATCGTCCTATCGCCGGCCCGACACACGAGAAGGTGTTGCCGCGCGGAAAGCATCCGCTGCAGCTCTACTCACTGGCGACGCCCAATGGCGTTAAGGTCACAATCATGCTGGAGGAATTGCTGGCCGCCGGTCACAGCGGGGCGGATTATGACGCGTGGCTGATCCGGATCGGTGAAGGCGACCAGTTCGGTAGCGGATTTGTCGGGGTGAATCCGAATTCCAAGATCCCTGCGCTCATGGACTATAGCGAACAGACGCCGCAACGCGTGTTCGAATCTGGATCGATCCTGCTCTACCTGGCGGACAAGTTTGGCGCCTTTCTGCCAAAGGCGCGCGACAAGCGCACTGAAACATTGAATTGGCTGTTCTGGCAGATGGGCTCAACACCCTATGTGGGCGGCGGCTTCGGGCATTTCTATGCCTATGCACCGGTGAAGATCCAATACGCCATCGATCGTTTCACAATGGAGGTGAAACGCCAGCTCGATGTGCTCGACCGGCAGCTCGCAGACAATCGGTTCATCGCCGGCGAAGAGTACACAATCGCCGATATGGCGATCTGGCCGTGGTACGGAAACGGCATGCTGAACGGCGCCTCCTACAATGACCCGCGCAAGTTCCTGCAGACGCACGAATACAAAAACCTGACGCGCTGGACCAAAGAAATCGGCGAACGCCCGGCCGTTAAGCGCGGGCGAATGGTCAACCGCGTCAGTGGGCCGCCTGAAGGACAGTTGCGCGAGCGCCATGACGCCGGCGATTTCGGGAAGATGGCGGGGTAA
- a CDS encoding radical SAM protein, with translation MASSVDTDSSGTIPSKIRVEASSFCQLRCPSCPTTAGAIHPAIGSGFLRFDDFRALLDNNPSLARVELANYGEVLLNPHLFEILEYADSKAVAITFSVGVNLNHATDELLEGLVKFRVRHMTCSIDGASPETYRVYRVRGNFTRVIEHIERINDFKHKYQSEFPKLTWQFVVFGHNEHEIPMAREMARKLGMAFSTKINWDTKFSPIRDKVFVRKQSGEGATRQEYELIRGKSYLSSICQQLFDDPQINWDGKNLGCCRNFWGDFGGNAFVDGLHSCFHHEKMNYARAMLRGHAPPRDDIPCTTCEMYHSMRARSDWIGEGGAKNCG, from the coding sequence ATGGCATCGTCTGTAGACACTGATTCCAGCGGCACGATACCGTCGAAAATACGGGTCGAGGCATCTTCGTTTTGTCAGCTGCGCTGTCCGTCATGTCCCACCACGGCTGGCGCCATTCATCCAGCAATTGGCAGCGGCTTCCTGCGGTTCGATGATTTTCGGGCGTTGCTTGATAACAACCCGTCGCTTGCACGCGTTGAGTTGGCAAACTATGGCGAGGTGCTGCTGAACCCGCATCTATTCGAGATTCTGGAATATGCGGACTCGAAAGCGGTCGCTATCACGTTCTCGGTCGGCGTTAACCTGAACCATGCGACGGATGAACTACTCGAAGGACTGGTCAAATTTCGAGTGAGACACATGACCTGCTCAATTGATGGCGCTAGCCCTGAGACTTACCGTGTGTATCGCGTGCGCGGAAATTTCACGAGGGTCATTGAGCACATCGAGCGGATCAACGACTTCAAGCACAAGTATCAATCGGAGTTTCCCAAGCTTACATGGCAGTTCGTGGTGTTCGGGCATAATGAGCACGAAATTCCAATGGCGCGTGAGATGGCCAGGAAGCTGGGGATGGCGTTCAGCACCAAGATCAACTGGGATACGAAATTTTCTCCCATTCGAGACAAGGTCTTCGTTCGAAAACAAAGTGGCGAAGGGGCAACGCGGCAGGAATACGAGTTGATTCGCGGGAAGAGCTATTTGAGCTCGATCTGCCAACAGCTGTTTGACGATCCCCAGATCAACTGGGACGGAAAGAATCTGGGGTGCTGCCGAAATTTCTGGGGTGACTTTGGCGGCAATGCTTTCGTTGATGGGCTCCACTCATGTTTTCACCATGAGAAGATGAATTACGCCCGGGCCATGTTGCGTGGCCACGCTCCGCCACGTGACGACATACCCTGCACAACCTGTGAAATGTATCACTCGATGCGGGCTCGCTCGGACTGGATCGGCGAGGGGGGGGCCAAGAATTGTGGCTGA